In Paludibaculum fermentans, the genomic stretch TCTCCGGCGGCGAACAGCAGCGCGTGGCCATCGCTCGCGCCCTGGTGAATCACCCCACCATCCTGCTGGCGGACGAGCCCACCGGCAACCTGGACACCGAGAACTCAGTCAAGGTCCTGGACGTCCTGCGCGATCTCAACAGCCGCCTGGGCCAGACGATCCTGATGATCACGCACAACCCGGAAGCCGCCGCCTACGGTCACCGCACCGTGCTGATGCGCGACGGACGCATCGTCGGCGAGAACTAGGAACAGGGATCGCGCCATGACGCGGCTGCGGTGGAAAGCGGGCGCCCTGTTGGGGGTGGTCATTTTCCTGGTGCATGCCGCCAGCCCCGTCGCGGCCTCGGGCGACTCGCGCTGGAACGTGTTCGAGGCGCTGAGCCTGATCCACCACGGCGACCTGAATCTCGACGAATACCAGCCGCGCATCGAGGCCAGCCAGCATTACGCGATCACGAAGCCGGATGGCCACTACCGGCCCATGTTTCCCGCCGGCACCGCCCTGCTCGCGACCCCGGCCGTGGCCGCCCTCGAAGCCACACTCCACGTCCTGCAGCCAGTGTTAGAGCCGCTCGCCCGCCGCACGGCCTCTCCCGTGAGCGCCGCGCTGCTGCGAGGCGATCTGGAGAACTCCTCGGTCGCCGTGGAGATCCTGATCGCCAGCCTGTGGATTGCCCTGGCCGGCGTGATGCTCCACTCGGCCGCCCTGGAGCTTTCGAGCGTGGGCACGGCGGCGGCCCTGGCTCTTGTCTTTGCCTTCGCGTCCCCCGCCTGGTCGACCGGTTCCCGGGCCCTGGGCATGCAGGCCGCCGACATGCTGCTGCTCTCCGGCGCGATCCTGGCCGCCGTCCGCGCGGAACGGAAGCCGGTGCTATGGGCCGTCGCAGGAGCCCTGTTGAGCTTCGCCTTCTTCACGCGGCCCACCAACGCCATTCCCGCCGCGGTCTTCGCGGTGTGGGCGATCACACGGGGCCGCCGGCCGTTCCTGCTGCTGGTCTCCGCGGCCGCGCCCATCGCGCTCCTGTTTGCGCTGCGGAACTACAGCATCTACGGAGCCCTGCTCGAGCCCTACTACCGCCCCACGGGCGCGCCCCAGGGCACCCTGGGCTGGCACGCGTCCCTTTCCACCGCCCTGGTGGGCCATCTGATCAGCCCGGCTCGCGGGCTCTTTATCTACGCCCCCATTCTGCTGGCCGCAATCCCAGGCTTCTTTCTCTGGTGGCGCCAGCCGGAGCGGCGGCCTCTTGCCGCGGCCATGGCCGCGATCGCCCTGCTCCACTACCTGCTCATTTCGTCCTTCTCCATCTGGTGGGGCGGTTACTGCAACGGACCTCGCCTCTTTTCCGATGTGCTGCCGGTCTTCGTGGTGCTGCTGATCCCCGTTTTCGACAGGTGGCGTGGGCACAACCCTGCGTTCAAGGGGTTGCTGATGGTGGGCGTCCTGTGCGGGCTGTGGTGCAACGGCTGGCCGACCTGGAACCAGGGCCCCGCCAATTGGAATACGGTGCCTAACAAGATCGACGGGCACACGGAGCGGTTGTGGGACTGGTCGGATCCGCCGTTCCTGCGCGGCATCAGGGGCCGTACCTGAGTCCTGCCTGGGCGGTACCCTCCAAGCTACAGTACGGTCCTACTGAAAAATGGCCCACCGGTTGGATCGACGCCAGCGCCCCCAGACGGCAAACTTACTTCAGAGAAAGTTTTTCTCCTCCTCCAAAACTCAACCGGTTACCCACCTCCTCCGGGTAGCCGGTTTTCTTTTTGTGGACTCAGGCGCCTGTGGGCGCTTCGCGCTCCATGAAGTAATAGGCGATCATGTGGCACGCCACCATGTGGCCATCCTCGATGCGGCCCATGTGCTGCTCGGCGACATTGATCTCGAGCTTCGACAAAGGCCCCAGCCGGCCGCCATCGCGGCCCGTGAGTCCGATGGTGGTGAGACCCGCCTGATTGGCATACTCCGCCGCGCGCAGGACGTTCGGCGAATTGCCGCTGCCGCTGATGCAGATCAGCACATCGCCGGGACGGGCAAAGTTCGTCAACTGCTCCACGAACACGCATTCATAGCTGACGTCGTTGGAGTAGGCCGTGATCGTATGCAGGTTGTCGTTCAGGCTGAGAATCCGGAACCGCTTCGGACGGCCATAGCTGCCACCCTTCACCATGTCGCAGACGAAATGCGAAGCCGTGGCCGCGCTGCCGCCATTGCCGCAGACAAACACCTGGCGATCCTCGTCCCGCGCCGTCTTCAGGATCGAGATCGCGGCTTCCACTTTGTCCAGAGGGAGGGTGTCCAGCGCGCTGAGCAACTGGGTTTTGTAGGTGGAGCTGAAATCCGTCATGTCGTGATCCCTTCCATCCGGCGCGCCAGTTCCAGCGCGCCCCACAATACGCTGTCATCCCCCAGCGCGGCCGGAACCACAATGCGCCGCGCCTTGGACCAGGCCGTCATCTGGCGATTCAGTTCGGCCCGCAGAGGCAGGAAGAGCGTGTCGCCGGCCTTGCTGATGCCGCCGCCGATCACGATCGCCGCCGGGTTCAGCAACATCAGGGCCGCCTTCAGGCCGCGGGCCAGGTCGACGACGTACTTTTTGACGAACTCGGGGTCGGCCAGCAGTTCCTTCGCGGTCCGGCCATAGTCGCGTTCCATCCACAGGCCGCAGCACATGCGCTCAAAGCAGCCATTGGAGCCGCACAGGCAATCCGGCCCGTCCGGCCGCACGTTCATGTGTCCGATCTCTCCGGCATAGGAGTCCGCGCCACGGTAGACCTCGTCACCCGTGAGGATCCCGCCGCCGATGCCCGTGGAAAGCGTCATGTAGAACAGCGGCCGCAGGCCCTTCCCTGCTCCGTGAATCCCTTCGCCGAGGGCGCCGACGTTGGCGTCGTTGTCCATCCAGACCGGCGCGCCAAACCGCTGCCTGAGCCAGGCGGGCAGATCGAAATCCTGCCAGCCGCCGACATGCGTGGAGAGCACCACCTGCTGTGTCTCGAAATTCACCGGACCGCCGAAGCCCACGCCGATGGCCTGGAACGACCCGCCGCCGCGCCATTCGTCCCCGATGGAACCGATCCGCGCCAGCATCCAGTCCTTGCCACCCTCGCGGTCAGTGGCCAGCGAGATCCGCTGCACCATGCGATCGCCTTCAAACAGCGCCATCGTGAACTTCGTGCCGCCGATGTCGATTGCCAGAATACTCATTCGCTCCACTCCCGTTCCGCCCGCAGGATCTCCTCGGGCGAGGCGCAACGCGCGCCAGGCTTCATCATGCACACAGCCGCGGCCAGCAGCGCAAAGCGCACCGCATCGGCCGGGTCGGCTCCCGCGGCCAACGCAGCGGCAGCCGCCGCCGAAAAAGTCTCACGGGCGCCATGCGGATCGACAGGATACTCAGGCATCCGTTCGGGCACCGTCTGGCGCTCCGGCCCGTCCTGGATCTCGACTCCGCCCTGCCCGTCCGGCCGGACGATCAGCGCCGCGCGGCCGCCGCCGCGAAGCTGTTCCAGTTCGAGCGGCGTCTCATGCCAAAGCAACGGGCACGTTGCCGCCAAGCCGGCCAGGACACTCCGCGGCATCGGCGCCACCAGCCCGCCCAGCACAGCCGGCCGGTGCTCCACTACCAGGACGCACTCCGCGTGGGCGGCCAACCGGTGCAGGTCCTCGGCAAACGCGGTGGCCACGTGCCCAGGCGGCTGGAATTGGACCACCTCGATGCGGCCCGCGTCCTCGGCTCCGGTGCGCGCGTGGATCAGCCGCGTGAGGGAAGGCGTCGGCGCGGGTCCGGAAAGAAGGGAATCCGGCGCGACGCCGGCCTGTTCGAGAGCGCGGCGCAAATCCAGGCCCGCGCCGTCGTCGCCCACAACCGCGAGTAAAGCCACCTTGGCGCCCAAGGCGGCCAGTGCAGCAGCCGAGAGCCCGCAGCCGCCCGGAGCCGTCTCCGTGGCGACGAGAACGGTGGATTCCAGGCCTGTCTCCGGTGAGGCCGAGCTGAGGAAGGGATCGTACCTGGACCAGCGATCGAGCCACAGATCCCCGGCGACTAAGACGTTCAACGTCTGGATCCGGCTCAGGATGGCGCGTGCGTTCACAAACTCACCACATGCGGCAGGGGCGCGGGACGCCCTGGCGCCCGGCTAGAGCCAGTATTCCCAATGCCCGGTGCGCAGCACATACGCGCACAGGCATCCGTTCGTGACGGCATGCGCCAGAATCAGGTCGCTGAGCCGTTTCGTCCGGACCATCCAGAAGTTGTAGGCGAGACCGGCCAGCAGCCCGACATCCCAATAAGGTCCGTGCTCCAGTGCGAATAACAGGGCCACCAACAGGAAGCTGGAGAGCAGGTATTTACCCAGTGGCACTTCCTCGAACTTCGGATCAATGAGCCACCGCATCAGCCAGCCACGCCAGAACAGCTCTTCCACGATGGGCACGATGAGCGTGGCCCGCAAAACGCGCATGGCCAGCGATAGGTTGTCGGTGAGCGCATCGGAGGGCAGGCTTGTTTTGAGCTCACCCATGATCGAGTTCTGGAAAATCCAATGCGAACGCCAGCCCGGAACCAGCACGTCCGGCGCGATCCAGAGCAGAAACACAGCCACCCCGACCAGCGTGCTCATCACCCATTGGGCGGGGCGGAACTCCAACACCTGCCGGCTCCAGACGAAGATGGCCAGCGCACAAACCACCAGCCAGATAGCCAGGTTGACGCGGATGGGCAAGTTCAGGCGCGGCAACAGAACAAGCAGGCCCATGAAGACCCCGAAGGGTCCCACATAGGCCAGAAACTGAGGCGAGAGGGGGTTCTGCCCGGCCATCAACCGACCTTGGCCAACAGCTCTCGAATCTTGTTCTCCTCGTCCTTGGCGGGCTTGAGGGAGAGCGCTGTTTGCAGGCTCTGCTTCGCCGCGGCCTTGTTCCCCTTCTGGAAAAGGGCCACACCCATATGGTGGTGATAAGTGGGGTTCTTCGGCTGCCTGCTGGTCAGATCCTTGAGGATTGTGATGGCGTTGTCGTTGAGCTGCTTCTTGATGTAGATCCAGGCCATCGTGTCAGCGACATCCTCATTGTTCGGTAGCTTCGCCTTGGCGCGCTGGGCGTAGGTGAGCGCCTGGTCGAGATCCTTGCCATCCTCGGCGTACATGAAAGCCAGATTGTTCAGCGCGACGGCGTTGTCGGGATCGACCTTCACCACCGCCTCATACAGCGGCAGCGACTCCCGTTTCATGCCGGCGATGTCCAGGGTGAGCGCCAGTTGGAGATTGGCCGCCGGGTTGGTCGGCGCCAGTTGCTGCCCCTTCTTCAGGACTTCGATCGAAGCCTGGATCTGGCCCTTCTTGCGGAGCGTCTCGCCCAGGCGCATGTACAGGTCGGTGTTCTTCGGATCCTTGTCGACCAGCTGACGATATTCGGCCTCGGCCACATCGCCCTGGCCGATGCGCAGTGCGGTGTTCGCCACGGCCAGCCTTAACTCGGCGTTGTTGGGCGACTTCGTGAGCTCGTCCTGCAGGAACTTCAGGGCTTCGGTTTGCCGGTTGGTGCGGATCATCACCTCGGCGATCGCGAAGGTCAGGCGGGGATCGGACTGGAACCGCGAGCGCAGCGACCGGAAGGTGGCTTCCGCTTCCTTGAGATGACCGTCAATGAAGTCGATGACCGCCACCTGGAACTGCAGGTCGGGCGAATCGGGCTTCTCTTTCAGATAGGCGGCCGAGTCGGTGCGCGCCTGCGCCAGGTTTCCGCTATTCGTCAGGGCATTGATACGAATCACGCGGGCCGCGGCATTGGCCGGATCCGCCTTCAACGCCTCATCCGCCTCACCAATCGCCTTACCGAAATCACGCTTTGCCAGATACACCTGGCCCAGGCCCAGGTGCGACGCGGCAAAGGTCGGAGCGAGTTTGATGGCTTCCAGATACTGCACGCGCGCCGCGTCGAGATCGCCACGGCTGTGATAGGCGCGGGCCAGGTTGTAGCGGACCACCGCGTTGCTCGGCGTCCGGCTCAACAGCGTCTGCAAATCGTTGATGGCCGCCTGCTGCTTTTCCTTGCCGCCGTACTGCAATTGCAGGGACGCGCGCAGAGTCAGGGCATCGTTGCTCTTCGGATCTTCCGCCAGCGCCTCTTCCACAATGGCCAGGGCGTCCTGGGGTTTCCCCTGCGCCACCTTGACCTGTGCGGCGCGCAGCCGGAAGCTGGTCTTCTCCGCCGGGAACCTCTTCAGCGAATCGGTGTAGACCTGAGTGGCGCGATCCAGCTCACGCAGCCGTACAAAGAAGTCGCCGACCTTCCGGAACACGGCCGGGTCGTTCGGATTGTCCGCCATCACCTTCTGGATGATCTGCTCGGACTGATCCTTCTTCTGCATGCCGCGGTAGAAGCCGGCCAACTGGAGCTTGAACTCGACGACGGTCGGATTGTTGGCGACCTTCTTCAGGACGGTCGCTTCCGCCTCAGCGGGCTGCTGGCGGCGCAGGTACTGCAGGGCGAGGAAATCATACACCGGCACATAATGCGGCGTATCCTGGACGATCTTCTGGGCCAGCTTCTCGGCTTCGAGCCACTGATTGTCCTGGGTCAGGAGTTGGGCCAGCGCGAAGATCAGTTCCGGCTGCTTGGGACGGACCGCGTCCGCCTTGCGGAAATACTCAATCGCCTCGGCCGACTTGCTTTCACTGACGGCCATGAAGCCCCGCAAGCGCAGACCGTGGTAGGAATTGGCATCCTTCTTCAGCAGGGTCTCAGCCAAGTCGCGAACTTCGTTCAGCAGCGGGCTGTTGCGATCCTTCTGCATCGAGTAGGCGGCCAGGTAAATGTCAGCCAGCTTACCCGCGGACTCTTCGGAATTGGGCAGCAGTTCCACCGCCCGGCGATAGGCGCCCACGGCCGCGCGGACATCGCCGCGGCGCAATTCGGCATCGCCCAGTTGAGCATACGCCTCGCCGAACTTCTGATCGCGCCGGATGGCATTCCGGTACATCAGCGCGGCTTCTTTGTACTTGCCCTGCGCCATGTATTTGTTGCCATTTTCCAGATAACGCCGCTTTACCTTTTCCGGGTCGCGCATGCAGCCGCCGAGGCTGAGCAGCGCCACCAGCAGAGTTAGGAATTGCAGGACGAGTCGACTATGTTTCATGGCTATTTTTACCGAGTATGAACGCGGACCCCCCGAGAGCCCTCAACTAGTTGAGCATACACGAAAAGTGATCGCAATACAGCGCGGGTCAGGGGGCATAAATTGGGTGAATCGAGCTAGTACCAGCAACGGCGGAGGCGCTGCACGCGGGCGGCCCTGCCAGGTGGCCAGTTCGCTGGCGAGTCACGCTACACCGCCGCCTGAGCTGGGCCTGGCGGCAGGCCCGATTCCGGAACGCTAGCGCAGGGCGGCCACCAGCGCGTTGGTCTGCCGCAGCAGCTCCATCTGCGCCAGCTCCAGCAGGTAGGAACTGTCGTACAGCGCCAGCCACCGCTCCTGTTCCTGAAACCGGGCTTCGTCGATCTGCTTCATCGACGCCTTCCCCTCTTCCATCTGGGCCAGCAGTACCGAGACCTGCTGCCGGGCCAGCTCCAGGTCGAGCTTGGCGACCTCGCGGCCCAGTTCGGCATCCCGGATCTTCATCCAGGCGCGCCGTGTATTGGCCTCGACCCGCCCTCGCAAATCGTTGATCTGGAACCGGATGCGCCGCGACTCAATCTCCGCCTGGGCGGCCCTGGCTTCGTCCGCCGTACTCGCGAAAACAGGGATCTGCAGCGAGACGCCCAACTGGCCGTTGTTGCGCTGAAACTTGTTGAAGTAGTCCTCGTAGTGATTGAACTTGGCGAAGAGTCCATACTGCGCCACAAGGTCCACTTTGGGCATGCGATTGGCCCGGAAGCTGCGCACTTCCAGATTCTTGGCCGCCAGATCCGCTTCCATCCGCCGGATCTCCCGGTTGTCGCTCAGCGCCTCGGCCACCGAGGTGGGTTCGTCCGGCGGCAGTTCCACCGCTGCCCGCTCCTCCGGAGCCGGAGTAATGGCGTCCCCAGGATGCAGGGCCAGCACCAACGCCAGGCTTTGCGAGGCCGCATCCCGCGCCGTCTGCAGGCCTTGCAGCCGCTGGCGCGCCTTCAGCATGTTCAGCGCCGCCCGCCTCGACTCGATGGGCAGTTCCTTCCCCTCTTCCACCCGCAACCGGATCGCCGCCTCCACTCGCCGCAGGTGCTCAATCTGGCGCTCCGCAATGTCGGTCTCTTTGTGGGCTTTCTCCAGATCCAGGAACAGCGAAGCCGTCCGTAGGGCGATCTCTTCCCTCATCGCCGCCACACCCAGCGCGGCACTGCGGGCGCTTTCCCTGGCCGACGCTACCTGATACCCCTGTACGGCATTGTAGATATTCCGGACAGCCTTGGCCTGCATCACTGACGGAGAAGCCCCCTCAATGCTCATGGGCATGCCGCTGGAGTAAGCCAGGCCGCTGCCGACAAAAACCCTGGGCAGCATCGGCTCTTTCACCGCCTGGATCTCGTACGCAGCCTTCTGCTCGTCCAGGCGCGCCAGCACCAGGTCCGGACTTTGCTTCAGGGCCAGTTCCACTGCCTGCTTCAAGGTGAACGTGCGAGGCTCCGCCATTGCCCCACAAGCCAGAATCAGGAGGAGAAAGACAGTGCGCATATAGGTTCCCTTCGTAGCGTACCGCGCCACGGAATAGGCGTTGGACGCATCCGGACGCCGGAAGAGGTACAGCCGCCGCGTGCCCGGTCAGCCGATCAGGTCGCGGACGGTTTTCAGGAATACGTCCAACGACACCGGCTTCTGCAAGCACTCGTGGGCGCCGGCCCGCCGCGCCTCCCGCCGCACGTGGTCGTCCCAATTGCCGGCGATCGCCACCAGCCGCACATGCGGCAGCTCATGCGACAACAGATGGATCTGGTCGAGCGCCTCGCTCTCGGGGGCGATCGCGTCCACTACCAGCAGATCCACCGGCTTCTGCCGGCAGCGCGCCACGGCATCGGCTCCGTCGGCGGCAATGGCTACGGTGTACCCTTTCATCTCAAGAGCATCCCGCAGCAGTGCCGTGACCGCCGCGTCGCCGTCCAGCAGCAGCACGGACCGGGGCCGGATGGGTGTCGCCAGCACCTCCCGGATCCGCTCGCTCAAACTCCGTGAATTGAAGGGCTTAGCCAGAAACTCCAGGCCCGGGTCCAGCACCCCGTGTTGGACGATCGCGTTCTGCGTGTAGCCCGACATGAACAAAACGCGCATCTTCCGGCAGATTGGGGCCAGGGCCTCGGAGAGTTGCCGCCCGCCCAGGTTCGGCATCACCACATCGGTCACCAGCAGATCCACCAGGTCGCCCAGAATACGGCCGGTGCGCAGCGCCTGCTCGCCGTTCGCGGCCTCGTGGACCGTATACCCCAGCTCCCTCAGCACCCGCGCGGCAAACTCACGTACCCCGGGATCGTCCTCCACCAGCAGGATCGTCTCACTGCCGCCGACTGACGTCACGGCCGGTTTGTCATCGGCTGTGCGGGCCAGGGCGGTCGCGGCCGGCAGATACACCTTGAAAGTACTGCCCACGTCCGGCTCACTATAGACCGCGATGTGGCCGCCGCTCTGTTTGACGATGCCGAATGCCGTGGACAATCCGAGGCCAGTCCCCTTCCCGGCCGGCTTCGTGGTGAAAAACGGCTCGAAGATGCGCGCCTGGGTCTTCGCGTCCATCCCGTAGCCGGTATCGCTGACGGCCAGCATGGCGTGACGGCCGGGTTTGACACCCAGGTGGCTCTCCACATAGGCCTCGTCCAGGATCACTTCCTGCGACTCGATGGTGACCAGGCCACCGGCCGCCATCGCGTCGCTGGCGTTAATCACGAGGTTCATCAGGACCTGTTCCAACTGGTGCGGATCGGCCTCCACCTGGCACACCGCCGGATCCAGTTTCATCTCAAGCTGGATGTCCTCGCGCAGCAACCGCGCCAGCAGCGGCCGCATGCCCTGGACCACCGTATTGATGTTCAGGACCCGCAGCTGCAGCACCTGCTTCCGGCCGAACGCCAGCAACTGATGCGTCAGCGCCGCCGCCCGGTCTCCGGCCGAGGCAATCTGGGCCAGATGCGGACGGATGGGATGGTCGTCCGCCAACCCCATCAGGCTGAGATTCGCATAGCCGCCGATGACGGTCAGCAGGTTGTTGAAATCATGGGCGATCCCGCCGGCCAGTTGTCCAATCGCCTCCATCTTCTGCGACTGCCGCAGTTGCTCTTCCAGGCGCTGCTTCGACGTCACATCGATCGACATCACCAGCCGTGCCGGGTGGCCCTCAAACTGGATGGAATGCGACCGGATGTCGACATGCATCAGCGACCCATCCTTGCGCTGATGGCGCCAATACCGCTCCGGTTGGTCCGCCCAGTTCAGCTTCTCGTAGCCCTTTTCCAGCTTGGAGATACGATCAATCAGGATAGGCACATCTTCCGGCGGCCGGATGTCCCTGATCGTCATGGCCAGAAACTCAGCGCGGCTGAACCCGTAATCGTGGATCGCAGCCTGATTCACCGCCAGGAACTCCAGCGTGACCTCGTCGTAAACCCATAGCGGAACAGGACTTCGCTCAAACATCAGGCGGTAGTGCTCGGCCGTGCGCTTGCGGTCTGTGATGTCCACATACGTGGCCAGAACGCCGATCGTCTGTCCACCCGGCCCCAGCACCGGCCCGGAACTCGCATCGATGACCTTCACCCGTCCATCGGCGGTGCGTATTGCAATCTCCTCGTTCATGACGGTTGCTCCGGTGAGCAAAGTCCGCATGACCGGCCAGTCATTCGGGGTGTATGGGGTCCCGTCGGGAAGGCTGCCGGACCGCAGCGCCAATTCGGATTCCAGGTCGTCTGGGATCGGGCGGCCCATGATCCGCTCCGCCGCCGGATTGCACAGCGCGAACCGGCGCGACGGCAGGTCGATTACCATTACCCCCACCGGCAACTGGTCCACAATCGACCGCAGCCGGGCGTGCTCCGTCACCAACTGCTGCGCGACGCCGGCCTGTTCGCTGATGTCGGTCAGACACCCGGTGAGCACCGCACCCCCGCTCTCCCGGCCTTCGTGCAGCCGGCCGCGGTCGCGCACCCAGCGCACTCCATTCGGCGTAACTACTTTATAATCCTGCTGATATGGTTCTCCGGTGCGCGCCGCATTCTCCAGCGCACGCAGCGCGCGATCGCGGTCATCGGGAGACAGATGGCCGAAATGCACGCCCAAGGGACATTCCCGCAGCTCGGCGGGTAGCTCCAGCAGGCGGCAAGCCCGTTCATCCCGCGCCGCCATGCCGCTGAATGGATCGATCCTCCAGGTTCCAATGCCGGAGGCCCACAGCGCGTCCCCATAGCGCTCCTCGATCTCCCGCAGTTTTGACGCCCGGGCCAGGCGCTCCGTTATGTCCCGGGCAATCTTCGCCGCGCCCACCACCTGGCCGTCATCCCCGAGAATCGGGGAAATCGAGAGGGAGACAGGCACCAGTTGGCCGTTCTTCTTTCTACGGACGGTCTCGAAGTGCTGGATCCGCTCGCCGCGCTTGATCTTCTCCAGGATCGATTGCATCTCACCCTGGCGGTCCGGCGGCAGGATCAGGCTGATCGGACTCCCGATCATCTCGGCCGCCGTATAGCCGAAGATCTGCTCCGCGGCCAGATTCCAACTTGTGACAGTTCCATCCAGTGTTTTGCTGATGATGGCGTCGTCAGAGGATTCAATGATGGAGGCGAGGTAGGCGCTGGAGATAGACATAGCTCAGTCCCGGCCTAACCCGGCGACCGATGCACCGGATTGACCGCTACCACTTAAGGCAGCCACCCGGTTTACTGTCGGAGGCTGAACAACATTGTAGAGCACGGCGCACCGGCCCTCCCTGCATTCTGTACTAATTGGTTGAGATTTCCTAATGCAGCTGAACTACTCATACCGCAGCGCTTCGGTAGGGTTCAATCTGGAGGCCCTGTTGGCGGGCAGAATGCCAAAGATGATGCCGACAATGAACGAAACGCCAAAGGCCACCACGATGGAGAGCGTGGAGATGGGGATATAGACTTCGTCCTGCAGGAGGTTCGCCGCCACCGGCACGGCCACACCGGCCAGAATCCCCAGGACCCCGCCGCCGACACTGATGAGGATTGCTTCCAGGAGGAACTGCAGCAGCACGGCCCGGCGCGAGGCGCCCAGCGACATGCGGACACCGATTTCCCTGGTCCGTTCCGTCACCGTCACCAGCATGATGTTCATGATTCCGATGCCCGAGATCAGCAGCGCGATGGCGCTCACCAGCACCAGCACGAAGGTCAGCACGGTCGCCACGGTACTGGCGGTCTCCAGGATCGCGGTCAGGTTCTGCACCGTATAGCGCGCGCCCTGCCGGTGCCGCGAAGCCAATAGTTCTGACAGGACCTGCGTCGCCGCCGGCACATCCTCGGCCACCCGGACCTGCAGATACATCGGGTCCACGCGCTCCACCGGCTCGAAAAAACGCTGGACCGTGAACGGGATCAGCGCGGCGCCGTTGTCGCCCAGTTCCGACTGGCCAAAGGTGGACGTGCGTTCCTTGAACACACCGATGATGGTGAATTGCAGCCCATGGATCTTGATGACCTGGCCCACCGAATTGCTGGTGGATCCGAACAGGGTGATGGCCAGTTTGTTGTCCAGCATGGCCACCTTCTGCCGCAAGGCGATGTCGGAGGGATCGAAAAACCGGCCATTCCGGG encodes the following:
- a CDS encoding hybrid sensor histidine kinase/response regulator, with amino-acid sequence MSISSAYLASIIESSDDAIISKTLDGTVTSWNLAAEQIFGYTAAEMIGSPISLILPPDRQGEMQSILEKIKRGERIQHFETVRRKKNGQLVPVSLSISPILGDDGQVVGAAKIARDITERLARASKLREIEERYGDALWASGIGTWRIDPFSGMAARDERACRLLELPAELRECPLGVHFGHLSPDDRDRALRALENAARTGEPYQQDYKVVTPNGVRWVRDRGRLHEGRESGGAVLTGCLTDISEQAGVAQQLVTEHARLRSIVDQLPVGVMVIDLPSRRFALCNPAAERIMGRPIPDDLESELALRSGSLPDGTPYTPNDWPVMRTLLTGATVMNEEIAIRTADGRVKVIDASSGPVLGPGGQTIGVLATYVDITDRKRTAEHYRLMFERSPVPLWVYDEVTLEFLAVNQAAIHDYGFSRAEFLAMTIRDIRPPEDVPILIDRISKLEKGYEKLNWADQPERYWRHQRKDGSLMHVDIRSHSIQFEGHPARLVMSIDVTSKQRLEEQLRQSQKMEAIGQLAGGIAHDFNNLLTVIGGYANLSLMGLADDHPIRPHLAQIASAGDRAAALTHQLLAFGRKQVLQLRVLNINTVVQGMRPLLARLLREDIQLEMKLDPAVCQVEADPHQLEQVLMNLVINASDAMAAGGLVTIESQEVILDEAYVESHLGVKPGRHAMLAVSDTGYGMDAKTQARIFEPFFTTKPAGKGTGLGLSTAFGIVKQSGGHIAVYSEPDVGSTFKVYLPAATALARTADDKPAVTSVGGSETILLVEDDPGVREFAARVLRELGYTVHEAANGEQALRTGRILGDLVDLLVTDVVMPNLGGRQLSEALAPICRKMRVLFMSGYTQNAIVQHGVLDPGLEFLAKPFNSRSLSERIREVLATPIRPRSVLLLDGDAAVTALLRDALEMKGYTVAIAADGADAVARCRQKPVDLLVVDAIAPESEALDQIHLLSHELPHVRLVAIAGNWDDHVRREARRAGAHECLQKPVSLDVFLKTVRDLIG
- a CDS encoding ABC transporter permease, translating into MPSLQFLYEAFRFSYQALQANRVRTLLTALGLLIGNASVILVVTISITSRDLILDKIRGIGSNLISAYYDAGTQDTAKADADFVKLADVEAARRELGSRIVAASAVTNATDRLVIDGHERDVRVIGTDEFYSQVRNLQLVTRNGRFFDPSDIALRQKVAMLDNKLAITLFGSTSNSVGQVIKIHGLQFTIIGVFKERTSTFGQSELGDNGAALIPFTVQRFFEPVERVDPMYLQVRVAEDVPAATQVLSELLASRHRQGARYTVQNLTAILETASTVATVLTFVLVLVSAIALLISGIGIMNIMLVTVTERTREIGVRMSLGASRRAVLLQFLLEAILISVGGGVLGILAGVAVPVAANLLQDEVYIPISTLSIVVAFGVSFIVGIIFGILPANRASRLNPTEALRYE